One window of the Opisthocomus hoazin isolate bOpiHoa1 chromosome 12, bOpiHoa1.hap1, whole genome shotgun sequence genome contains the following:
- the AIFM3 gene encoding apoptosis-inducing factor 3 isoform X1 — protein sequence MGGCFSKPKPVEVKIEVVIPEKERSKEEMSPNGKASPLIYKVNGTARHYHLEEHPIGSNPYHNPKDVVEASVCHVKDLENGQMREVDLGCGKALLVKESGEFHAVGHKCPHYGAPLVKGVLSKGRVRCPWHGACFNIGTGDIEDFPGLDSLPRFQVKIEKEKVYIRASKQALQTQRRTKMMAKCISLSNYNLSSTNVLIIGAGAAGLVCAETLRQEGFSDRIVMCTMDRHLPYDRPKLSKSMDSHPEQIALRPKEFFRTYDIEVLTEMQVAAVDIKNKIAVFKDGFKMEYNKLLIATGSTPKALSCKGKEVENVFNIRTPEDANRVVKLATSKNVVIVGASFLGMEVAAYLAERAHSVSVVELEEVPFKKFFGERVGRAVMKMFESNRVKFYMQTEVSELREQEGKLKEVVLKSGKVLRADVCVVGVGAVPATGFLKQSGISIDSKGFVVVNKMMQTNIPGVFAAGDAVTFPLALRNNKKVNVPHWQMAHMHGRIAALNMLAHGMEISTVPCLWTAMFGKSIRYAGHGEGFDDVVIQGDLDELKFVAFYTKSDEVVAVASMNYDPIVSKVAEVLAAGRAIRKRDVELFVRHGKYVRFGVPGVLGMKGWQEGQPSPQLGPCPQFV from the exons TTGAAGTAAAAATTGAAGTTGTGATACCTGAGAAGGAGAGAAGCAAGGAGGAGATGTCGCCCAACGGCAAAGCCAGCCCCCTGATCTACAAAGTCAATGGGACTGCCCGGCATTACCATCTCGAGGAGCATCCCATTGGCAGCAATCCCTACCACAACCCAAAGGATGTGGTGGAAGCATCCGTGTGCCACGTGAAGGACCTGGAGAATGGACA GATGCGGGAAGTGGACCTAGGCTGCGGGAAGGCTCTGCTCGTCAAGGAGAGCGGCGAGTTCCATGCCGTGGGACACAAGTGTCCTCACTACGGGGCTCCGCTGGTCAAAG GGGTTTTGTCCAAAGGACGAGTCCGCTGTCCGTGGCACGGAGCTTGCTTTAACATCGGCACAGGTGACATAGAGGATTTTCCTGGCTTGGACAGCTTACCCAGGTTCCAG gtGAAGATCGAGAAGGAGAAGGTGTACATCCGAGCAAGCAAGCAG GCTCTTCAGACACAGAGGAGGACAAAGATGATGGCGAAGTGCATCTCCTTGAGCAACTATAACCTGAGCAGTACCAACGTGCTGATCATCGGTGCAG GAGCAGCTGGACTGGTCTGTGCAGAGACCTTGCGCCAGGAGGGTTTCTCGGACAGGATTGTGATGTGCACGATGGACAGGCACTTGCCCTACGACAGACCAAAGCTCAGTAAG TCGATGGATTCCCACCCGGAGCAGATCGCCCTACGCCCCAAGGAGTTCTTCCGCACCTACGACATCGAAGTCCTGACTGAAATGCAG GTTGCGGCTGTGGATATCAAGAACAAGATAGCCGTGTTCAAGGATGGGTTTAAGATGGAATACAACAAGCTACTGATAGCGACTGGAAGCAC GCCCAAAGCTCTCAGCTGCAAAGGCAAGGAGGTGGAAAATGTTTTCAACATCCGGACACCCGAAGATGCCAACCGTGTCGTGAAGCTGGCCACAAGCAAGAACGTGGTTATCGTGGGAGCATCCTTCCTGG GGATGGAGGTGGCTGCCTACCTTGCGGAGAGGGCCCACTCGGTGTCCGTGGTGGAGCTGGAGGAGGTCCCCTTCAAGAAGTTCTTTGGGGAGAGGGTTGGCCGCGCTGTCATGAAG ATGTTCGAGAGCAACAGGGTGAAGTTCTACATGCAGACCGAGGTGTCGGAGCTGCGGGAGCAGGAGGGCAAG CTGAAGGAGGTTGTGCTGAAGAGCGGGAAGGTCCTGCGTGCCGACGTCTGTGTCGTCGGTGTTG GCGCCGTCCCGGCAACGGGCTTTCTCAAGCAGAGTGGCATCAGCATCGACTCCAAAGGCTTCGTCGTGGTCAACAAG ATGATGCAAACCAACATCCCCGGAGTCTTTGCAGCCGGTGACGCTGTCACGTTCCCGCTGGCCTTGAGGAATAATAAGAAGGTGAACGTCCCTCACTGGCAGATGGCCCATATGCACG GCCGTATAGCTGCGCTGAACATGCTGGCCCATGGCATGGAGATCAGCACAGTCCCGTGTTTGTGGACGGCTATGTTCGGGAAGAGCATCCGATACGCGG GCCACGGGGAAGGATTCGATGATGTTGTCATTCAGGGAGATTTAGACGAACTGAAGTTTGTGGCATTTTATACCAA GAGCGACGAGGTGGTGGCTGTGGCCAGCATGAACTACGACCCTATCGTGTCCAAGGTGGCTGAggtcctggctgctggcagggccatccGAAAGCGCGATGTGGA
- the AIFM3 gene encoding apoptosis-inducing factor 3 isoform X2 → MGGCFSKPKPVEVKIEVVIPEKERSKEEMSPNGKASPLIYKVNGTARHYHLEEHPIGSNPYHNPKDVVEASVCHVKDLENGQMREVDLGCGKALLVKESGEFHAVGHKCPHYGAPLVKGVLSKGRVRCPWHGACFNIGTGDIEDFPGLDSLPRFQVKIEKEKVYIRASKQALQTQRRTKMMAKCISLSNYNLSSTNVLIIGAGAAGLVCAETLRQEGFSDRIVMCTMDRHLPYDRPKLSKSMDSHPEQIALRPKEFFRTYDIEVLTEMQVAAVDIKNKIAVFKDGFKMEYNKLLIATGSTPKALSCKGKEVENVFNIRTPEDANRVVKLATSKNVVIVGASFLGMEVAAYLAERAHSVSVVELEEVPFKKFFGERVGRAVMKMFESNRVKFYMQTEVSELREQEGKLKEVVLKSGKVLRADVCVVGVGAVPATGFLKQSGISIDSKGFVVVNKMMQTNIPGVFAAGDAVTFPLALRNNKKVNVPHWQMAHMHGRIAALNMLAHGMEISTVPCLWTAMFGKSIRYAGHGEGFDDVVIQGDLDELKFVAFYTKSDEVVAVASMNYDPIVSKVAEVLAAGRAIRKRDVELFVRHGKTGDMSWLTGKGS, encoded by the exons TTGAAGTAAAAATTGAAGTTGTGATACCTGAGAAGGAGAGAAGCAAGGAGGAGATGTCGCCCAACGGCAAAGCCAGCCCCCTGATCTACAAAGTCAATGGGACTGCCCGGCATTACCATCTCGAGGAGCATCCCATTGGCAGCAATCCCTACCACAACCCAAAGGATGTGGTGGAAGCATCCGTGTGCCACGTGAAGGACCTGGAGAATGGACA GATGCGGGAAGTGGACCTAGGCTGCGGGAAGGCTCTGCTCGTCAAGGAGAGCGGCGAGTTCCATGCCGTGGGACACAAGTGTCCTCACTACGGGGCTCCGCTGGTCAAAG GGGTTTTGTCCAAAGGACGAGTCCGCTGTCCGTGGCACGGAGCTTGCTTTAACATCGGCACAGGTGACATAGAGGATTTTCCTGGCTTGGACAGCTTACCCAGGTTCCAG gtGAAGATCGAGAAGGAGAAGGTGTACATCCGAGCAAGCAAGCAG GCTCTTCAGACACAGAGGAGGACAAAGATGATGGCGAAGTGCATCTCCTTGAGCAACTATAACCTGAGCAGTACCAACGTGCTGATCATCGGTGCAG GAGCAGCTGGACTGGTCTGTGCAGAGACCTTGCGCCAGGAGGGTTTCTCGGACAGGATTGTGATGTGCACGATGGACAGGCACTTGCCCTACGACAGACCAAAGCTCAGTAAG TCGATGGATTCCCACCCGGAGCAGATCGCCCTACGCCCCAAGGAGTTCTTCCGCACCTACGACATCGAAGTCCTGACTGAAATGCAG GTTGCGGCTGTGGATATCAAGAACAAGATAGCCGTGTTCAAGGATGGGTTTAAGATGGAATACAACAAGCTACTGATAGCGACTGGAAGCAC GCCCAAAGCTCTCAGCTGCAAAGGCAAGGAGGTGGAAAATGTTTTCAACATCCGGACACCCGAAGATGCCAACCGTGTCGTGAAGCTGGCCACAAGCAAGAACGTGGTTATCGTGGGAGCATCCTTCCTGG GGATGGAGGTGGCTGCCTACCTTGCGGAGAGGGCCCACTCGGTGTCCGTGGTGGAGCTGGAGGAGGTCCCCTTCAAGAAGTTCTTTGGGGAGAGGGTTGGCCGCGCTGTCATGAAG ATGTTCGAGAGCAACAGGGTGAAGTTCTACATGCAGACCGAGGTGTCGGAGCTGCGGGAGCAGGAGGGCAAG CTGAAGGAGGTTGTGCTGAAGAGCGGGAAGGTCCTGCGTGCCGACGTCTGTGTCGTCGGTGTTG GCGCCGTCCCGGCAACGGGCTTTCTCAAGCAGAGTGGCATCAGCATCGACTCCAAAGGCTTCGTCGTGGTCAACAAG ATGATGCAAACCAACATCCCCGGAGTCTTTGCAGCCGGTGACGCTGTCACGTTCCCGCTGGCCTTGAGGAATAATAAGAAGGTGAACGTCCCTCACTGGCAGATGGCCCATATGCACG GCCGTATAGCTGCGCTGAACATGCTGGCCCATGGCATGGAGATCAGCACAGTCCCGTGTTTGTGGACGGCTATGTTCGGGAAGAGCATCCGATACGCGG GCCACGGGGAAGGATTCGATGATGTTGTCATTCAGGGAGATTTAGACGAACTGAAGTTTGTGGCATTTTATACCAA GAGCGACGAGGTGGTGGCTGTGGCCAGCATGAACTACGACCCTATCGTGTCCAAGGTGGCTGAggtcctggctgctggcagggccatccGAAAGCGCGATGTGGA